The Culex quinquefasciatus strain JHB chromosome 2, VPISU_Cqui_1.0_pri_paternal, whole genome shotgun sequence genome contains the following window.
CATCATGCGTGTAGAACTCAATCTTCGCTTGCTTGAAGAAGGATTTTACCCCGTTGAACAACTCCTCAGTACAGCACAGGATTTTTGTTCCCGTACTGCACAGTTTGTAGTTTGGGTGGAGCTTCGCCTTGTTCATGGCCTCCATCAGCTTGGCAATTTCCTTCACCGGAGTGAAGATCGGTGGCAGTTTGATCCGTTTCTCAACCGTTGTACCTCCACTTCCGTCCGCAAGAGGTGCGTACGGGTTCGCATTGAGCAGGGAATTCCGGTCACCCTTGATGACTTTGGCCGACCCTTGGCCGGGAGCGGCGCCACCGCCGCGCTTGCCCATGGCAACTTCGTTGGTAACTGCCAACAACTTCCGTAACTTCTCAACTTGAGTAACCAAAATCGAACTTCTCACGTCAACGACTAGAGACAGAGTGATGAtgatctaaaaaatctaaacctGTCATTTTGTTATATATAGTTTTGCGCGCTACCTCCCCTCTTTTTCCCCTGACAGATTTGCTCTGCTTTGGAAATGGTCGGCTGCTCGCCTCGTCGAGAAGTTATAAAAGAgcgttttcaaatttttttacccaTTCCCTGTTCAACTTATGTCGAGTTCACAtcgcagcagtagcagcagcagcagcagaagtcaTGGCCCGTACCAAGCAAACCGCTCGCAAGTCCACCGGAGGAAAAGCTCCGCGGAAGCAGTTGGCCACTAAGGCGGCCCGCAAGAGTGCCCCGGCCACCGGAGGAGTGAAGAAGCCTCATCGTTACCGTCCCGGAACGGTCGCGCTGCGTGAGATCCGTCGCTACCAGAAGTCCACCGAGTTGCTGATCCGCAAGTTGCCCTTCCAGCGGCTGGTGCGTGAAATCGCCCAGGACTTCAAGACGGATCTGCGCTTCCAGAGCTCGGCCGTGATGGCGCTGCAGGAGGCAAGCGAGGCCTACTTGGTTGGACTGTTCGAGGACACGAACCTGTGCGCGATCCACGCCAAGCGTGTTACGATCATGCCCAAGGACATCCAACTGGCTCGGCGCATCCGTGGAGAGCGTGCATAAGGAAATTGCTCCCAATCCTGACCCCAATtaaacggcccttttcagggccactaATTTCATTACGAAAGAGTTGtcttgcaaatcaaatttacgTCACTGGCCAATCACGATCACGGTCTTTAGTAGTTCTGAGtagacgtacccaaacagacacgagtttaaCGTATCCaaactagagagcctatatggagaggcgaaatgtcactctcagggttccaatcgaactgtcaattcggggttccaatcgagcatcaagatcatgcaagaacaaggtcggaatcaatattaaataatgttggccaaaaaactatatttataacaatcaaaagcattgtaaaactgttaattattataatttggtagttttgacgtagactt
Protein-coding sequences here:
- the LOC119767403 gene encoding histone H3-like is translated as MARTKQTARKSTGGKAPRKQLATKAARKSAPATGGVKKPHRYRPGTVALREIRRYQKSTELLIRKLPFQRLVREIAQDFKTDLRFQSSAVMALQEASEAYLVGLFEDTNLCAIHAKRMTGRGKGGKGLGKGGAKRHRKVLRDNIQGITKPAIRRLARRGGVKRISGLIYEETRGVLKVFLENVIRDAVTYTEHAKRKTVTAMDVVYALKRQGRTLYGFGG